In Capillimicrobium parvum, a genomic segment contains:
- a CDS encoding antitoxin produces MRTTLDIDADVVAAARELAAAERRSLGSVISELARRGLSPARVESGGDLPVIRVPLGTAPITPEMVRRALDED; encoded by the coding sequence ATGCGCACCACGCTCGACATCGACGCGGACGTGGTCGCCGCTGCTCGGGAGCTCGCGGCGGCCGAGCGGCGGTCGCTCGGCTCGGTCATCTCAGAGCTCGCACGCCGCGGGCTCAGCCCGGCCCGGGTCGAGTCTGGCGGCGACCTCCCCGTCATCCGCGTGCCACTGGGCACCGCGCCGATCACCCCCGAGATGGTCCGCCGCGCCCTCGACGAGGACTGA
- a CDS encoding right-handed parallel beta-helix repeat-containing protein, with product MRVRTAISLAAVAGLVAAAPAAAADYPAPGRPGAVQKQPKGPLQTLRVCQAKSCRYRTIQRAVNKAKPGDTIRIADGTYREGVRVNGPKKRYIKLIGNVSDPSKVVIDVKGLKGAAPQNAILVNGANEVTLQGMTATHYKGNGFFITNATGYTMANLRAVLGGVYGIYAFNTIGGTIRDSTAAWNNDGGFYIGQTPPQDKPVRTLVTNIESYGNVLGWSGTNMRYVTITKSRFYNNGTGLAPNALTSEKYPPEEDNVITGNDIFWNNFNYYRGAPFPLRKQSAESTPYPVGVGLILFGGRRNIVENNNIHGNYLVGVAALQQLLLKDKSAQDLVGNQVRGNAFGADGTDLNGRDIFYDGNGSDNCFGPNTGVQATLPADGSTLMPCPYSGPNAFDAAVQAEAVNWAVGDPTHEAHWIVQPHAPIAGLTPLEHYDAYAGQKPE from the coding sequence GTGCGCGTTCGCACAGCCATCTCGCTCGCCGCAGTTGCGGGCCTCGTCGCCGCGGCGCCCGCCGCGGCCGCCGACTACCCGGCCCCGGGCAGGCCCGGCGCGGTGCAGAAGCAGCCGAAGGGGCCGCTGCAGACGCTGCGCGTCTGTCAGGCCAAGAGCTGCAGGTACCGGACGATCCAGCGAGCGGTGAACAAGGCGAAGCCGGGCGACACGATCCGGATCGCCGACGGCACCTACCGCGAGGGCGTCCGCGTGAACGGTCCGAAGAAGCGCTACATCAAGCTCATCGGCAACGTGAGCGACCCGTCGAAGGTCGTCATCGACGTCAAGGGCCTCAAGGGCGCGGCGCCGCAGAACGCGATCCTCGTCAACGGCGCAAACGAGGTCACGCTGCAGGGCATGACGGCCACCCACTACAAGGGCAACGGCTTCTTCATCACGAACGCGACCGGCTACACGATGGCCAACCTGCGGGCCGTCCTCGGCGGCGTCTACGGCATCTACGCGTTCAACACCATCGGCGGCACGATCCGAGATTCGACCGCCGCGTGGAACAACGACGGCGGCTTCTACATCGGCCAGACCCCGCCGCAGGACAAGCCGGTCCGCACGCTCGTCACGAACATCGAGTCCTACGGCAACGTGCTCGGCTGGTCGGGCACGAACATGCGCTACGTGACGATCACGAAGTCGCGCTTCTACAACAACGGCACCGGGCTGGCGCCGAACGCGCTGACGTCGGAGAAGTACCCGCCGGAGGAGGACAACGTCATCACCGGCAACGACATCTTCTGGAACAACTTCAACTACTACCGGGGCGCGCCGTTCCCGCTGCGCAAGCAGTCCGCGGAGTCGACGCCGTACCCGGTCGGCGTCGGCCTGATCCTGTTCGGCGGCCGGCGCAACATCGTGGAGAACAACAACATCCACGGCAACTACCTGGTCGGCGTGGCCGCGCTGCAGCAACTGCTGCTGAAGGACAAGAGCGCACAGGACCTCGTCGGCAACCAGGTGCGCGGCAACGCCTTCGGGGCGGACGGCACCGACCTCAACGGGCGCGACATCTTCTACGACGGCAACGGCTCCGACAACTGCTTCGGGCCGAACACCGGCGTGCAGGCGACGCTCCCGGCCGACGGCTCGACGCTCATGCCGTGCCCGTACTCGGGGCCCAACGCGTTCGACGCGGCGGTACAGGCCGAGGCCGTCAATTGGGCGGTCGGCGACCCGACCCACGAGGCCCACTGGATCGTGCAGCCGCACGCACCGATCGCCGGCCTCACGCCGCTGGAGCACTACGACGCCTACGCAGGCCAGAAGCCGGAGTGA
- a CDS encoding DUF1156 domain-containing protein, giving the protein MNIEDQRLIEDYIPVEAISIVAQREKIGHAALHPRKLHLWWARRPLAAARAAVYATLVPVEGTPDSERSDDFFVSLCQWGASDQTIAEARRRVLAANGGVPPKVLDLFAGGGAIPLEAARLGCDATAVELNPVAHLIERCTLDYPQRFGPGLADDVREYGRRWVDRTWDRVSHLYPRVVDPQGEQQRLGEDPTADRVAGRPIAYLWTRTVPCPNTAGGAHEMPLVRQTWLAKKKGRFVALKPVVDRPARSVSWEVVEAASSEALGFDPAGFSSRGKASCLVCGATVDAKDVKALGLNGKMGITPLAAVVVKPSGRGRDYLPVGTYEQPSAAECEAVLAGLDVTPPEESLPQELTGGMCTAYGLGRFQDLFTPRQLATLCAFAQGVREAHAEMLVEGMEPQRAGAVCASLGMALDRVVLRSSTMSLWDNGNLSVTNAMSRQALPMVWDFAEANPFGGGAGQAIEYVENTADILEALASASRRVECHRTSATQLPDHDSTFDAVITDPPYYDYIAYADLSDFFYVWLKRAVGFLFEDEFSGELTPKRREAIVAPYRHHGDKAAARAFYEEAMANAFLEAHRVLKPGAPLVCVYAHKTTLGWSVLIEALRRANFTITEAWPLDTEMTSALKARTASLASSIFLVARRRDDETAGAYHEVVAELDGVIEERLERLTQAGVSGSDLVIATIGAALRPFTRHASVELPSGEPVAAETFLTDVQTRVLDAVLAKVHDLGADVGAIDSATRYYVLSRTMFGWADIDFDEANNLARTAGVELKDTLASGPHSLADVKGKAVHLRDFEERGADADLGLAGTPLIDVLHGVLWRANHRVVDLPDYLARVRPDTDRLRAVAQALQGKALRDEGESKAPEAQACERLLGSWRTLVERNLEGRL; this is encoded by the coding sequence GTGAACATCGAGGACCAGCGCCTCATCGAGGACTACATCCCGGTCGAGGCGATCAGCATCGTTGCGCAGCGCGAGAAGATCGGCCACGCGGCGCTGCACCCGCGCAAGCTGCACCTGTGGTGGGCGCGCCGCCCACTCGCGGCAGCGCGGGCCGCCGTCTACGCGACCCTCGTCCCGGTCGAGGGGACGCCGGACAGCGAGCGCTCCGACGACTTCTTCGTCTCGTTGTGCCAGTGGGGCGCGAGCGACCAAACAATCGCTGAGGCCCGCCGACGGGTGCTGGCCGCTAACGGCGGCGTGCCGCCGAAGGTACTCGACCTCTTTGCCGGCGGCGGCGCGATCCCGCTCGAGGCCGCGCGGCTGGGTTGTGACGCGACTGCGGTGGAGCTCAACCCCGTCGCGCACCTCATCGAGCGCTGCACTCTGGATTACCCGCAGCGCTTCGGGCCCGGCTTGGCCGATGACGTCCGCGAGTATGGCCGCCGCTGGGTCGACCGCACCTGGGACCGTGTCAGCCATCTCTATCCGCGGGTCGTCGACCCCCAGGGCGAGCAGCAGCGCCTCGGCGAGGACCCGACCGCCGACCGCGTCGCGGGACGACCGATCGCCTACCTGTGGACGCGCACCGTTCCGTGCCCGAACACCGCGGGCGGCGCCCACGAGATGCCGCTTGTGCGCCAGACGTGGCTGGCGAAGAAGAAGGGGCGCTTCGTTGCGCTCAAGCCGGTGGTCGACCGCCCGGCGCGCTCGGTGTCCTGGGAGGTCGTCGAGGCCGCGTCGTCCGAGGCGCTCGGCTTCGACCCGGCTGGCTTCTCTAGCCGTGGCAAGGCGAGCTGCCTGGTGTGCGGCGCGACCGTCGACGCGAAGGACGTCAAGGCGCTCGGCCTCAACGGGAAGATGGGCATCACGCCGCTGGCAGCGGTCGTAGTCAAGCCGAGCGGTCGCGGTCGGGACTACCTACCGGTGGGAACTTATGAGCAGCCGTCGGCTGCGGAATGTGAGGCAGTGCTCGCGGGGCTGGACGTGACGCCACCGGAGGAGTCGCTCCCGCAGGAGCTGACCGGCGGGATGTGTACTGCGTACGGCTTGGGGCGCTTTCAAGATCTCTTCACCCCGCGACAGCTCGCGACGCTCTGTGCCTTCGCGCAAGGGGTGCGCGAGGCGCACGCGGAGATGCTTGTCGAAGGAATGGAGCCGCAGCGGGCGGGGGCGGTCTGCGCGTCCCTCGGGATGGCGCTCGATCGCGTCGTACTCCGGAGCAGCACCATGTCCCTCTGGGACAACGGAAACCTGTCGGTGACAAACGCGATGAGCCGGCAGGCGCTACCAATGGTGTGGGACTTCGCCGAAGCAAATCCTTTCGGCGGCGGAGCTGGACAGGCCATCGAATACGTCGAGAACACTGCCGACATACTGGAAGCACTCGCAAGTGCGAGCCGTCGGGTCGAATGTCACCGTACGTCGGCAACCCAGCTCCCAGACCATGACAGCACGTTTGACGCGGTCATTACCGATCCGCCGTACTACGACTACATCGCTTACGCTGACCTTTCGGACTTCTTCTACGTGTGGCTGAAACGTGCAGTCGGCTTCCTCTTTGAAGACGAGTTCAGCGGCGAGCTAACGCCGAAGCGCCGCGAGGCAATCGTTGCGCCGTACCGCCATCACGGCGACAAGGCTGCCGCGCGGGCGTTCTACGAGGAAGCAATGGCCAACGCCTTCTTGGAGGCGCACCGTGTTCTCAAGCCGGGGGCGCCCCTCGTTTGCGTGTACGCCCACAAGACAACCCTCGGTTGGTCGGTTCTGATAGAGGCGCTGCGACGGGCGAACTTCACGATTACCGAGGCGTGGCCGCTCGATACCGAGATGACGTCCGCTTTGAAGGCGAGGACCGCCTCCCTCGCCTCCTCCATCTTCCTCGTCGCCCGTCGCCGCGACGACGAGACAGCTGGCGCCTACCACGAAGTCGTCGCCGAGCTCGACGGCGTTATCGAGGAGCGTCTCGAGCGGCTCACGCAGGCGGGGGTCTCGGGGTCCGATCTCGTGATCGCGACGATCGGCGCGGCGCTGCGGCCGTTCACCCGGCACGCGAGCGTGGAGCTTCCCTCCGGAGAGCCGGTCGCGGCCGAAACGTTCCTCACCGATGTGCAGACGCGGGTGCTTGACGCGGTGCTTGCCAAGGTCCATGACCTCGGCGCGGACGTCGGGGCGATCGACTCCGCGACGCGGTACTACGTGCTCTCGCGCACGATGTTCGGCTGGGCCGACATCGACTTCGACGAGGCCAACAACCTCGCGCGCACCGCGGGGGTGGAGCTCAAGGACACGCTGGCCTCCGGGCCTCACTCGCTGGCGGATGTCAAGGGCAAGGCCGTGCACCTGCGCGACTTCGAGGAGCGCGGCGCTGACGCCGACCTCGGGCTCGCCGGCACGCCGCTGATTGACGTGCTGCACGGCGTCCTTTGGCGTGCCAACCATCGGGTCGTCGATCTGCCCGACTACCTCGCCCGGGTTCGCCCGGACACCGACCGCCTGCGTGCCGTCGCGCAGGCGCTGCAGGGTAAGGCGCTGCGCGATGAGGGTGAGTCCAAGGCGCCGGAGGCGCAGGCCTGCGAGCGACTGCTCGGCTCTTGGCGCACGCTCGTTGAACGCAACCTGGAGGGCCGCCTATGA
- a CDS encoding cupredoxin domain-containing protein — protein MTRTVRCVAAAGAAALLALVPVTAGAGAASKKPVKKTVDIFDNYYESAKLTVPVGSTITWKWPVDTGDSHDVTLKKGPKGVKKFQSDVAAAEYSYKRKLTKKGRYHIICSLHDEMSMDITVR, from the coding sequence ATGACACGAACGGTCCGATGCGTCGCCGCCGCGGGTGCGGCGGCGCTGCTGGCCCTCGTCCCGGTGACCGCCGGGGCGGGGGCCGCCTCCAAGAAGCCGGTCAAGAAGACGGTCGACATCTTCGACAACTACTACGAGTCCGCCAAGCTCACGGTCCCGGTCGGCTCGACGATCACCTGGAAGTGGCCGGTCGACACCGGCGACTCCCACGACGTCACCCTCAAGAAGGGGCCGAAGGGCGTCAAGAAGTTCCAGTCCGATGTCGCGGCGGCGGAGTACAGCTACAAGCGCAAGCTCACGAAGAAGGGCAGGTACCACATCATCTGCTCGCTGCACGACGAGATGTCGATGGACATCACAGTGAGGTGA
- a CDS encoding helicase-related protein: MQSQTMFDVSTLSSFIGRRVLLRGQFVGPVTLDGVEDLGGTFSLRVRLPDGALRETVLDSEELSDGSSFEVLGEAMNLVNGGDLFDLVEAQRIEHAYAHDPNFAVSMSGVRGLPHQIEAVYRHMLPQPRLRFVLADDPGAGKTIMAGLLLKELRLRLVADRVLILCPAPLTVQWQDELHDKFDERFMLIDSHLVRWQLGESPWQEHDRCIASIDFAKRDEVLPDLLRAEWDLVVIDEAHKCSAASYPKVRDGGDELDRTKRYTLAEELSRRCERLLMMTATPHSGDRSRFYNFLRLLDPDQFAVDELAAEQIRNTDSPYFLRREKDDLVDEYGGKLFVEREVVTQPFDLGRAELALYEAVTEYIQHFLGPAGGGRGNAVALARTVLQRRLASSLGAIRSSLRKRADRISARLMELEALPPAERARRLRELKLAEPLADAEQDEDDATEAEEDLAAEGVVVAESLDQMRVEISALERLVVQADQTIRGGEEAKLVALRECLQKAELAELTEDGRGKLLIFTEHRDTLDYLERNLRDWGYSTCAIHGGLPPTQRKVVQQEFHQSKQICIATEAAGEGINLQFCHLMINYDLPWNPVRLEQRMGRIHRIGQQSKCVVFNFCATNTVEGKLLSRLLEKLELMRIDLGDKVYDVVGQVLTQGGLDFERLLRDAMIEPERVDAAAREITALDPEAYAAYERDIGIAQATRNVDVTWVRKRDWRSDERRLMPEFVERLFGRAADHVGLRLEDRRDGEHLLRAEHVPRSLRDDRLSSVQRLGPPQDRYLKMTFRKEARASAQHEDAVLLSPGHELYGASIEKMRELLRGADGGLAPFVAPWAREPYAIHFFTYVIQGMDLRGRPEQAWAELVAVVEDQDGPQLVSPDVLHDLTPIDYVPRALESPDPEALRRAANHVRSVVQTAKRREVSRERAEQARLRADYLRQAMDAQRDALRQRYELLEERVYRGEDAARFARDRAEVALEDLERRRESKLAAFEGLGVVRPGTVSHIGTALVGPPEQPEEREATRSMREDDTVELAAIAAAERYEREHGREWEDVSHFRDGRGFDARSWTEPPDGRVTDVRRIEVKGRSAAHGDVSLCNTEWIAAHRHGESFWLYVVYNAGQQGERLVRIQDPARALAGEVEERQQVVTWRIPGAAIEAVA; the protein is encoded by the coding sequence TTGCAGTCGCAGACCATGTTCGACGTCTCCACACTCAGCAGCTTCATCGGCCGCCGCGTCCTCCTCCGCGGTCAGTTCGTCGGTCCTGTGACGCTCGACGGCGTCGAGGATCTCGGCGGTACGTTCAGCCTGCGGGTTCGCCTTCCCGACGGGGCGCTGCGAGAGACGGTGCTCGATTCAGAGGAGCTCAGCGACGGCTCGTCGTTCGAGGTGCTCGGGGAGGCGATGAACCTGGTCAACGGCGGCGACCTCTTTGACCTCGTCGAGGCCCAGCGGATCGAGCACGCCTACGCCCATGATCCGAACTTCGCCGTCTCGATGTCGGGCGTGCGGGGTCTGCCGCACCAGATCGAAGCGGTCTACCGGCACATGCTGCCCCAGCCGCGGCTGCGCTTTGTCCTGGCTGACGACCCGGGCGCCGGCAAGACGATCATGGCGGGGCTGCTCCTCAAGGAGCTGCGCCTGCGGTTGGTCGCCGATCGCGTCTTGATCCTCTGTCCCGCGCCGCTGACCGTGCAGTGGCAGGACGAGCTGCACGACAAGTTCGATGAGCGCTTCATGCTCATCGACTCGCACCTGGTCAGGTGGCAGCTGGGCGAGTCGCCGTGGCAGGAGCACGACCGGTGCATCGCGTCGATCGACTTCGCCAAGCGGGACGAGGTGCTCCCAGATTTGCTCCGCGCCGAGTGGGACCTGGTGGTCATCGATGAGGCGCACAAGTGTTCGGCTGCCTCCTACCCCAAGGTTCGTGACGGGGGCGACGAGCTCGACCGCACCAAGCGCTACACCTTGGCCGAGGAGCTCAGCCGGCGCTGCGAGCGTCTGCTGATGATGACGGCGACGCCGCATTCAGGTGACCGCAGCCGCTTCTACAACTTCCTGCGGCTGCTCGACCCCGACCAGTTCGCCGTCGACGAGCTGGCGGCCGAACAGATCCGCAATACCGACTCTCCGTACTTCCTGCGGCGTGAGAAGGACGATCTCGTCGACGAGTACGGCGGCAAGCTCTTCGTCGAGCGCGAGGTCGTCACTCAGCCCTTCGACCTCGGGAGGGCAGAGCTTGCGCTGTACGAGGCGGTGACGGAGTACATCCAGCATTTCCTCGGGCCTGCCGGCGGCGGCCGCGGCAACGCTGTGGCTCTGGCCCGCACCGTCCTGCAGCGCCGCCTCGCTTCGAGCCTCGGCGCGATCCGCTCCTCGTTGCGAAAGCGCGCCGACCGCATCTCGGCGCGTCTGATGGAGCTCGAGGCGCTGCCGCCCGCGGAGCGCGCGCGGCGCCTGCGTGAGCTCAAGCTCGCTGAGCCGCTCGCCGACGCCGAGCAAGACGAGGATGACGCGACCGAGGCAGAAGAAGACCTCGCCGCCGAAGGGGTCGTGGTGGCTGAGTCGCTCGACCAGATGCGCGTCGAGATCTCCGCGCTCGAGCGACTCGTCGTGCAGGCCGACCAGACCATCCGCGGCGGGGAGGAAGCCAAGCTCGTCGCGCTCCGCGAGTGCCTACAGAAGGCAGAGCTCGCCGAGCTGACCGAGGACGGCCGCGGCAAGCTGCTGATCTTCACCGAGCATCGCGACACCCTCGACTACCTGGAGCGCAATCTGCGCGACTGGGGCTACAGCACCTGCGCCATCCACGGCGGCCTGCCGCCGACACAGCGCAAGGTCGTCCAGCAGGAGTTCCACCAGAGCAAGCAGATCTGCATCGCCACCGAGGCGGCCGGCGAGGGGATCAACCTGCAGTTCTGCCACCTGATGATCAACTACGACCTGCCGTGGAATCCGGTCCGCCTCGAGCAGCGCATGGGTCGCATCCACCGCATCGGCCAGCAGTCGAAGTGCGTCGTCTTTAACTTTTGCGCCACGAACACCGTCGAGGGGAAGCTGCTCTCGCGGCTGCTGGAGAAGCTCGAGCTTATGCGCATCGACCTCGGCGACAAGGTCTACGACGTCGTCGGGCAGGTGCTCACCCAGGGCGGCCTGGACTTTGAGCGGCTGCTACGTGACGCGATGATCGAGCCCGAGCGCGTCGACGCGGCAGCGCGGGAGATCACCGCACTCGATCCCGAGGCTTACGCGGCCTACGAGCGCGACATCGGCATCGCGCAGGCCACCCGCAACGTCGATGTCACCTGGGTGCGCAAGCGCGACTGGCGCTCGGACGAGCGGCGTCTGATGCCCGAGTTCGTCGAGCGGCTCTTCGGACGAGCCGCCGACCACGTTGGACTGCGGCTGGAGGACCGCCGTGACGGTGAGCACCTCCTGCGTGCTGAGCATGTTCCCCGCTCGCTGCGGGACGATCGGCTGAGCTCGGTGCAGCGGCTAGGACCGCCGCAGGATCGCTACCTGAAGATGACCTTCCGTAAGGAGGCGCGCGCCAGCGCGCAGCACGAGGACGCGGTGCTGCTCTCGCCAGGGCACGAGCTCTACGGCGCGAGCATCGAGAAGATGCGCGAGCTGCTGCGCGGCGCCGACGGAGGCCTCGCTCCGTTCGTGGCACCTTGGGCGCGTGAGCCGTATGCGATCCACTTCTTCACCTACGTCATCCAGGGCATGGACTTGCGCGGCCGACCCGAGCAGGCGTGGGCCGAGCTGGTCGCCGTGGTCGAGGACCAGGATGGTCCACAGCTCGTTTCGCCCGACGTCCTGCACGACCTCACGCCGATTGACTACGTGCCCCGGGCGCTTGAGTCCCCCGACCCCGAGGCATTGCGCCGCGCGGCAAACCATGTCCGGTCTGTCGTGCAAACCGCCAAGCGCCGCGAAGTCAGCCGGGAGCGGGCCGAGCAGGCCCGGCTGCGCGCGGACTACCTGCGCCAGGCGATGGACGCGCAACGCGACGCACTACGCCAGCGCTACGAGCTCCTGGAAGAGCGCGTGTACCGCGGCGAGGATGCGGCGCGCTTCGCCCGCGACCGCGCGGAGGTCGCCTTGGAGGATCTCGAGCGCCGCCGGGAGTCCAAGCTCGCCGCCTTCGAGGGGCTCGGCGTCGTTCGCCCCGGCACCGTCAGCCACATCGGCACGGCGCTCGTCGGCCCGCCCGAGCAGCCCGAAGAGCGCGAGGCGACGCGATCGATGCGCGAGGACGACACGGTCGAGCTGGCCGCGATCGCAGCCGCCGAGCGTTATGAGCGCGAGCACGGCCGCGAGTGGGAAGACGTCAGCCACTTCCGCGACGGACGCGGCTTTGACGCCCGCTCGTGGACCGAGCCGCCCGACGGCCGCGTCACCGACGTGCGCCGCATCGAAGTCAAGGGCCGCTCGGCCGCGCACGGCGACGTCTCGCTGTGCAACACCGAGTGGATCGCCGCCCACCGTCACGGCGAGTCATTCTGGCTGTACGTTGTCTACAACGCGGGACAACAGGGGGAGCGGCTCGTGCGAATCCAAGATCCGGCACGGGCGCTCGCTGGCGAGGTCGAAGAACGTCAGCAGGTCGTCACGTGGCGCATCCCCGGAGCTGCGATCGAGGCAGTCGCGTGA
- a CDS encoding TA system VapC family ribonuclease toxin — translation MALLDVNALVALAWDSHVHHAAIRRWFATNAAAGWATCPVTESGFVRVSSNRRALPSAIGAEAARGVLAAMRTVEGHRFVPDDVSVTDPDVPPLHGHRQVTDAHLLVLARRNDLRVVTFDAGLAALAEGRGVELLTVL, via the coding sequence GTGGCTCTGCTGGACGTCAACGCGCTCGTCGCGCTGGCGTGGGACTCGCACGTGCATCACGCGGCGATCCGCCGATGGTTCGCCACGAATGCCGCCGCCGGTTGGGCGACCTGCCCGGTGACGGAGAGCGGGTTCGTGCGCGTCTCGTCGAACCGGCGAGCGCTGCCGAGCGCGATCGGAGCCGAGGCGGCCCGGGGGGTTCTCGCGGCGATGCGCACCGTGGAGGGCCATCGGTTCGTCCCCGACGACGTCTCGGTGACGGACCCGGACGTCCCGCCGCTGCACGGTCACCGGCAGGTCACCGACGCCCACCTCCTCGTTCTGGCGCGGCGCAACGACCTACGCGTGGTGACGTTCGACGCCGGTCTCGCGGCATTGGCGGAGGGTCGCGGCGTGGAGTTGCTGACGGTCCTCTGA
- a CDS encoding multicopper oxidase domain-containing protein has translation MNRGLDRRAFLGVGGAALICTIGGKTVALRNPEDVAAADAYARSIERPAAAAAQKAKPKPPATDVHNPKDAVDGLSFGTPQPQPGGQVREYWIEAKSLAWDVAPTGWDQFMDHAIPKPRTFRAFAYRQWSEGFAAPLGPAGIPGPTLEAEVGDVLRVHFRNGDESFGQAVTMHPHGVRYTPDYDGAYYGAYTRVGGFIAPGEEFTYTWEATPDAVGVWPYHDHGPNETLNTHRGLFGSIVVRERGARRPDVETFLFFHAFAPSITKIRRNLQCVNGRVAAGNTPTVRAKVGQDVAFHTFGGDDMLHTFHIHGHRWRAADGTFTDNQPVGPMTSVTARWTEDNPGRWLYHCHVLSHMDAGMTGWYLVEP, from the coding sequence ATGAATCGGGGACTTGATCGACGCGCGTTCCTGGGGGTCGGGGGAGCGGCACTCATCTGCACGATCGGCGGCAAGACCGTCGCGCTGCGCAACCCCGAGGACGTGGCCGCGGCCGACGCCTATGCGCGCTCGATCGAGCGTCCGGCGGCGGCCGCCGCGCAGAAGGCCAAGCCCAAGCCGCCCGCGACCGACGTCCACAACCCGAAGGACGCCGTCGACGGCCTGTCGTTCGGCACTCCGCAGCCGCAGCCGGGCGGCCAGGTGCGCGAGTACTGGATCGAGGCCAAGAGCCTCGCGTGGGACGTCGCGCCGACCGGCTGGGACCAGTTCATGGACCACGCGATCCCGAAGCCGCGCACGTTTCGCGCGTTCGCCTACCGGCAGTGGAGCGAGGGGTTCGCCGCACCGCTCGGCCCGGCCGGCATCCCCGGCCCGACGCTCGAGGCCGAGGTCGGCGACGTCCTGCGCGTGCACTTCCGCAACGGCGACGAGAGCTTCGGCCAGGCCGTGACCATGCATCCGCACGGGGTGCGTTACACCCCCGACTACGACGGCGCCTACTACGGCGCCTACACCCGCGTGGGCGGGTTCATCGCGCCGGGCGAGGAGTTCACGTACACGTGGGAGGCCACGCCCGACGCGGTCGGCGTCTGGCCGTACCACGACCACGGGCCCAACGAGACGCTCAACACGCACCGCGGGCTGTTCGGCAGCATCGTCGTCCGCGAGCGCGGCGCCAGGCGCCCCGACGTCGAGACCTTCCTCTTCTTCCACGCGTTCGCGCCGTCGATCACGAAGATCCGGCGCAACCTGCAGTGCGTCAACGGGCGCGTCGCGGCGGGCAACACGCCGACGGTCCGCGCCAAGGTCGGCCAGGACGTCGCCTTCCACACGTTCGGGGGCGACGACATGCTGCATACGTTCCACATCCACGGTCATCGCTGGCGCGCCGCCGACGGGACGTTCACCGACAACCAGCCCGTCGGGCCGATGACCTCGGTCACGGCGCGCTGGACGGAGGACAACCCCGGGCGGTGGCTGTATCACTGCCACGTGCTCTCGCACATGGACGCCGGGATGACCGGTTGGTACCTCGTCGAACCGTAG